Below is a genomic region from Streptantibioticus cattleyicolor NRRL 8057 = DSM 46488.
CGGTGAGGCCGGGGGCCCACGCTTCGACGGTGTAGCGCGCGGAGTCCTGGTCGTCGCGGAAGCGGTCGCGGAACCGCACGCCGACGGACGGGTTGTCGCGGCAGCGGACGACGACGTCCGCCGGTTCGTGGGGCGGGCTGTCGCCGTGCGGGGAGGTCATGAGCGGGACGGTACGCGGTACCGCGTACGCCGTCATCCGGGTTCCGCGCGTCAGGTGCGTTGCGTCACCGCCACGCAGACCAGCACGGCGACCGCGGCCGGGATGGTCGCCGTGCTCAGGTGCTCGCCGAGCAGGGACCAGGACCAGGCCAACGTCAGCAGGGGCTGGGCTAGTTGGAACTGGCTGGCGCGGGCGACGCCGACCAGGGCCATGCCGCGGTACCAGAGCGCGAGGCCCACCGTCTGCGAGCCGACGGCCAGGTAGAGCAGGCCGGCGACCGGGAGGGCGGTGAGGTGGACGGGTTCGGCGCGCAGCGCGAGGACGGCACCGGGCAGGGTGACGGGGAGCGAGGCGACCAGGGCCCAGCTGATGACCTGCCAGCCGGGCATGACACCGGCCAGCCGTCCGCCGGCCACGTACCCGGCGGCGCACACCACCAGTGAGGCGAACAGCAGCAGATCGGCACCGGTCGGGGTGCCGCTGCTCTGCGCGAGCGTGAAGACGATCACCACCGCGGTACCGGCCGAGGCCGCGATCCAGAACGCGCGGGAGTGCCGGGAGCCGGTGACCGCGGCGCCGAGCGCGGCGGTGGCCAGCGGCAGCGCGCCGACCACCACCGCGGCGTGCGAGGTCTGCGTGGTGCGCAGGGCGAGCGTGGTCAGCAACGGGAAGCCGACGACCACCCCGAGGCCCACCACGGCGAGCGCGGGCCAGTGCCGCCGGGCCGGCGGGCGCACCCGGCCGGCCAGCAGCGCCGCCCCGCCCAGCGCGGCGGCGAG
It encodes:
- a CDS encoding DMT family transporter encodes the protein MTSGGATAPSVRRTPHGALLAGLGVLMFSFTFPATHWALGGFGPWTTVTVRAVLAAALGGAALLAGRVRPPARRHWPALAVVGLGVVVGFPLLTTLALRTTQTSHAAVVVGALPLATAALGAAVTGSRHSRAFWIAASAGTAVVIVFTLAQSSGTPTGADLLLFASLVVCAAGYVAGGRLAGVMPGWQVISWALVASLPVTLPGAVLALRAEPVHLTALPVAGLLYLAVGSQTVGLALWYRGMALVGVARASQFQLAQPLLTLAWSWSLLGEHLSTATIPAAVAVLVCVAVTQRT